The Canis lupus dingo isolate Sandy chromosome 4, ASM325472v2, whole genome shotgun sequence genome contains a region encoding:
- the LOC112660906 gene encoding 60S ribosomal protein L37a-like: protein MAKHTKKVGIVGKYRTCYGAFLRKMVKKIEISQHATYTFCGKTKMKGRAVGIWHCGSCMKTVAGGAWTYNTTSALTVKSAIRRLKKLKDQ, encoded by the coding sequence ATGGCCAAACACACCAAGAAGGTAGGAATCGTGGGTAAATACAGGACCTGCTATGGGGCCTTCCTCAGGAAGATGGTGAAGAAGATTGAGATAAGCCAGCACGCCACGTACACCTTCTGTGGCAAGACCAAGATGAAAGGGCGAGCGGTAGGCATCTGGCACTGTGGCTCCTGCATGAAGACCGTGGCCGGTGGCGCCTGGACCTACAACACCACTTCTGCTCTCACAGTAAAGTCGGCCATCAGAAGACTGAAGAAGTTGAAAGACCAGTAG